The genomic region GAGTTCCAAAGGAAATgtaagattctttttttttttgcaatctttTTCTCCATGAGTGTGTATAGCTTTCTTGATTTCTCTTAAAAGTTTTTCGATTAGGGTTTTAAATGTAAATTGAGGTTTTCGTGATTTCTCTGTATAATTCGATGGTTGAATTGAACAAGGTTCCAATAAATCTACACACGATAAATCTTTATTTCCCTTTATGAATTTATGTATGAAAAACAAGTATTTGAttcttttgtgtttgttttttacaTTGAAAATTGAGGTTTTTAATGACAAAGATTTGGTGTTCAATCTTTATAATTTGCTGGTTAAATAAATTGAGGTTCCAATAAATGGATGATTAAATAAATCTACACGTGATATATCTTTATTTCTCTTTCTGAATCTGTGAAAAACAAGTTTTTGATTCTTTTTGGCTTGTTTTTTTATCACTGtaaattgaggattttaatcATAATCGTTTGGTACTTAATGATTTCAATCTATATAATTCGATGGTTACACAAATCTAACATGATAAATCTTTAGTTCtccttttgaatttgtttttgccaaacaagtgtttcttttgtgtttgtttttttgtcaGTGTGAACACCATCAGTTGGATAGGTTCATACCACCAAATCGGTCAGCAATGGATTTTGATTATGCTCACTACTTATGTTTACTGAGAGGAACAAAGGTAAGGAAAATCCAGTAGATAGTTCCCCATCTTAAAGACACTTACATGAAGCAGCTTGCATAATTATTTAACATGAACCGGCTCCGAATTCTTGCTTTCAAGAACAAACCATCTAAGCCAGTTGACTTATTGCATCCTCAGATCTCCACTCTTATCCGCCAAAATAAACCAGCCAAGCCACGAAGAGTTATTCCTCAGGTGCACTACTAAGATCTGATTAATAATATtccatcaattttatttaattttattcctcAGTTTACAAGCAAAGGTCTAATTTTATCTAGTAGGTCAGAAGACGAGTGttctcaaaattgattttgattactATTGATTTAGAGTGAAGTAATTTATTTGAATACTTTTATCTTGAAAGCAACATCTCTATAAAACTTGGTGTAAAATTTTTAACTCCACGCAAAAACTACTTTTCATCACATCTGGTCAAACCAAGGTTTTgagacaaaatcaattttatctagCAATAACCaaacatctatatttttataaaattaaatttgactcTAGTCAAAATCAATTATCATTATTCTTACcatcaaaccaaacacactcttaagtGGGGATTTCAATTCAAGTGGGTTTGAATTGTAATCATTGTCTGGTTTAGGTGGTAATTGgtaaaacattattttgtaattttgtgctAACTTATTTGTTGGTTTTCATACTGCTGAGAAGACTTTGGATGCTCCAGAACTTGTGGATGACTATTATCTCAATTTATGGGGAAGCAACAATTGTTCTTGCATTGCACTTGGAAGCATAATGTATTTTTGGGATGCAAAAAATCATTCTACTTCGGAACTTGTTAcaattgatgatgaagatgaccCTGTCACATTCGTTAGTTAGGCTTCTGATCGATCTATTGGTTTGAACAACTTTGAAATACAACTATTAGCAATAACACCTTGAATTCTAAAAGGATTGAGATAAATCACATGCACACACACAAACATAAGTGATTTAATGAGATTCAGCAAGTGTGCCTACATCCTCTGGAGCAGAAcgattttctctctctctctctaaacaATGGAGTTACATCAGGATATATACACGTACATTATCTTAAACCCGCATACATTATCTTAACCCACGTACATTATCCTTATGTGTATATTATCTTAACACATACATTATCTTTATGTGTGTATTATCTTATCTTAATCAACTTACGATATTACGCATTCCGCGGAGGTTTTGCTCCCGCATCCCCAACCCGCTTCGTAAAGTGACCCTTACACTCCACTCCAACTTTGTCCTGCTCATAAAATATGAGTCATGCACTACAATCTCCACCTTGCAAATATTTAGCCTTGTAGGTCCACTTGATAGTGCCTGGGTTGGGGGTCTTGTCACATCTATCACTGAGCAACATTCAACAAGTCCAAACGATACTTGAACCTTCCTAAGCATATATGCCATCAATTCCATGATCTTGTGGAAACTCACATcaatatgtttggttctagcATGATACACCTGATTCTTTGCCAAATCGATAATACTCTGACTATTATTATGCAACTGAACTTCACCTTGCTCAATGCCAAGTTCCTTCACAAACCATGTTAACCATATAACTTCATTGCTAGTCTATGCTACTGCCATGTACTCTATTTCAATAGTTGACATAGCCATAAGAGATTCAATTATGGATTTTCAACAAATAGGTCCATCTCCAAAAGTAAAGACATACTCTATTGTAGACCTTTTATCATCTAGATCACTAGCATAGTTAAAAATACACATCTCCCACAATTGAAGGATCATCTAGTTGACTATCAAACATAACATCATGACCCATTGTACCCTTTAGGTACCTCAAGATCCACTTCACCGATTCCCAATGTCATTTTCCTAGGTCATACATAAACTTGCAGACTTGGCTTACAGCATGTGCCAAATCCGGTCTAATGGACACCATATCATACATCAAGCAACCAATTGCATTGGCATAGGGAACCTTTTACATGTACTCCACCTCAACATTTGTCTATGGACATTTATCTATAGAAAGCTTAAAGTTTATGAAAGCCATAGTCGTCTTGATTTCATGTTCCTATGAATCTCCATCCCTAAAATCTTCTTGGCAAGACCCAAGTCCTTTATGTCAAATTCTTTTCTCAGTTTCAACTCATTCACACGCAAATGATTACCAACAATCAGCATATCATCAAAacatataatggtagaaaaataTAAGAGTCACCATCAAGAATCCTCACATAAACACAAAAATCATACTCGCGTCACTTGTAGCCAATCTGAAGCATGTAGGAATCAAATCGTTTGTACCACTACCATGGAGACTACTTCAATCCATACAAAGATCTCTTCAACTTACAAACTCGTCGACTCAGTCCACCTTTACTAAATCCTTCTGGTTGCTCCATATAAATTTGCTCCTCTAGAGCACCATGAAGAAAGTttgtcttcacatccatctgctCTAAGTGCATGTCATGATTGACTACCAAGGCTAGCACCATGCTGATAAAAGTGTGTCTTACGATTAGAGAGATCTCATCATAAtcaaccctttttttttgtgcatACCCCTTTGCTACTAGACAAGCCTTGAACTTTTCCCCTTCTTTGTACACCTATTTGCATCCTATTGTTCTATTGCCTGCAGGAAGCTCAACTATGTCCTGTGTCTGATTTTTCTGCAAAGACTTCATCTCCTCGACCACAACATTCATTCATCTATCTTTTTTCAGGTTGTTCATAGCCTATCGAAAAGTAGAACGATCTCCAATACTAGTGAGAAGTGCAAAAACTGCCAACTTAGCCAATTCTTCAAAACCATATAGGACAACGAACTTAATGGTGCGACGATCTCTATCTTTGACAAGATTGTATTCTTGATGTGGTTCACCTAGACTTACTGATCCAAACTCAGGTGTGGATGTGGCCTTAGGTCTTGGACTACATGGTTATACCCTCTCAGGAGCTAGGGGAAGCTACATCAGACACTAACATAGTTGTCCCAACTATCTCCAATAACATGTATTGTTCATCAAACATTGCATCCCTCCTAATTACCATCTTTCTGAAAATTGAATCCCAAAACTAGAAACCTTTCACACCTTTGGAATAACTTacgaaaacacatttttcaacTTTGGATCAAGTTTAGATCTTTCATAGCTGGATAAATGCACAAAAGCAGGACACCtaaatattcttaaattattaaaatcaacAGGGTTACCTGTCTAAACTTTCTCTGCAGCTTTCTCATGTAATGATGATCATGGTGATCGATTGAGTAGATAGCATGCCATATTCACCGCTTCTGCCCAAAAGCCTTTAGAAATGCTAGCTTGCAACCTCAGACACCGGGCCCTTTCAATAAGGGACTTATTCATCCTCTATATAACACCATTATGTTGTGGTATTTTTCGTACTGAGAAATGTCTCTGAATGCCATGTTCCTCATAGAATTTATGAAACTGAATTGGTGTATTTCGTGCCATCATTAGATCTCAAGTATCTGATCTTTTTGCGTGTCTAGTTCTCCACCTTAGCTTTCCACAACTTGAACTTCTAAAAAACTTTAGATTTCTATTTCATGAAGTACTCTCAGGCCTTGCGAGAAAAATCATCAATGAAAGTCACATAATCTATAATCCCCTTGGTGGTATGCTTCAAAACTTGAAACCGCACTCTAGTTTATTTTCCAAACACACAATACTTACAAAAGTCTAGACTCAACTCCTGTTGGTAGCTCATACCATCTTTGCTCGGGTTTTCCAGTGTTATTCACTTTTAGTAGGTCTTGTTAAAACTTGGGTATGCTTCGCAACTTTAAACCATACTCTAGTTTATTTCTCAAGCACACAATACTCATAAAAGTCTAGACTCAACTCCTATTGGTAACTTGGACCATCTTTGCTCGGGGTTTTCAGTGTTATCCACTTTTAGTACGTCCTGTTAAAACTTGGGAAATCTAGAGTTTAGGAATGTTCCAAATTTTTATTCCTGTAAAAGTTGCATAGTAGGCGGTTAAGAAATCCTTGTTAAGTTTATACCTTAAGCTTTTGGAGAGTCAGTTCTTGAAATGGCATTAGAGTCGAGCCTCTTTGACAAATTTGTTATGATAGTCTCTCCTTGCTGCCCCATTCTTGTAAGTTGAATTTTGACAATGTAAAATGGATATGTGTGCACTGTCCACACATTAATCCTAAAGCGTTCGTTCATGCTTGAGGGTGTGTTTGATAATAAAGCCAATTCATAATTCCTATATAAGTGAGTTGGTCCTTGAGAGTTTATCCTGATGTAGCTACTGCATGCTGCATTATGCCTTAGTAAACTAACTGGTTTATTttaagccataagattttgaggTGAGGAGTCTATGgctttcttctatttttcttgttagcgctatttaattataagaatacATTAATGTGGACGAGCTGATCCAATCTCCTTAAGGTTAATTCGACAAAAGTAGAAATAGAACCTTGCTCTCTTTTGTTGATGTTGGCAAAGTGACTGACTTGCCAACCAATATCAAGGCATTACTCCCATGGTATTGACCCATTA from Glycine soja cultivar W05 chromosome 16, ASM419377v2, whole genome shotgun sequence harbors:
- the LOC114390325 gene encoding cell division cycle 20.1, cofactor of APC complex-like; translation: MDAGPLSFSPIIETRSRYPFQQQFQKKSSKGNCEHHQLDRFIPPNRSAMDFDYAHYLCLLRGTKISTLIRQNKPAKPRRVIPQTLDAPELVDDYYLNLWGSNNCSCIALGSIMYFWDAKNHSTSELVTIDDEDDPVTFVS